A window of candidate division KSB1 bacterium contains these coding sequences:
- a CDS encoding C25 family cysteine peptidase: MKRQIKICLTAFVMLYGVGLSFSFAAQPTVSILGSSDTHLELQVKFPDFDLIQSETGYDITIPGCSRKSQIGAPQLPVWALQVAVPPRAHISISSQPIDIYEFSCFNITPAPVLAESVPSDSQTVNYVFKRDDSIYNTSQHFPASWYMDGEPYQLRSQKILPVRLFPVQYNPVTGHAQFAQTMIIRVRFTGASSPTGVHDPKSLDWVKRLVCNPEQAEKWQFSPELPLKKPAAFPSSAQPWVKIRVPQPGLYQITAGDLQDMGVEIQSIDPGTLQLFLNGAQVPIEVVTGHEALQTGDKIRWGVARVGTEYTRKNTYWLTWGAEQGERIHIDHSFSEAGEILVRGPRTIRLEQQTYYLSELEAQPQEDHWFWERLMSGRPFQVDFEASHVSDTAASAQLDVEMLGYVHLPDVEPDHHTVVSVNGNQVISELWDGRIRKQMQNTFPLSDLKDGENTIDFDLQLPDHVPYDFQFLDNIELTWWQDYIADSDSVWLTALGEGEHRIRLRGLSHNDLRVYAFENNHCIKRITNVRYSESEPYSLLFSDSLSGERHYLIVRDSRRPDEMSVYSPVDVTAPQTDYIIVSHADFIQASQQLAEFHRSRGLSVQVVDVQSVYDKFNYGHKDPSVIKDFISYAYHNWPKPSPLYLLLMGDASYDYLNYTGNGETDYVPTHLFISNSYSFETASDSWFGCVSGSDLVPDLYVGRLPVKTAEEAQDAVLDIMQYHKNPQADWQRSMMFVSDDSDIGGDFEGFTQKTVELVPDVYQVSALYAKDMLDETSARAALLNALNQGQLIVNYIGHGSRVSWAAQPRLFHITDIPNLQNNAKMPLVMTQSCINGYFIHPDPEQSAMGEVFMTAGHRGAIAVYTGAGYAYLSPLRTLTDRFYQALLRESIAMPAAAATLARAELLSRHPEKWDHALFYMFFGDPALQMPIAVQSTIDPAWYSGTVEIEGEPAPQGAAIFARHFTRRYGDSALIKENGRFDSLRVPADNPYTPQRDGARTGDSLFFFLAVSGDTLLLNPVVEWQSGLHSMDFELSSTAVENDVTIQLYVNNQSADQWISGDPLPRESRITAMIRDEHSNIDPEQISLLLNDSSVADEKLTWNQNGPELSVSFSPDLPDGDYKLMVSFLSGPARDHAQSLLFRVQSSLALEDVLVTPNPLYTEGELTFMLLNDQPANIVLRCFTLAGRALWTKYFTATVGFNTFKINAYDQTGDRLANGVYLISVTAKDDYESVKKIVKMMLIQ; this comes from the coding sequence GTGAAAAGACAGATTAAAATATGCCTGACAGCGTTTGTGATGCTTTATGGCGTTGGGTTGTCATTTTCTTTCGCTGCTCAACCCACAGTCTCCATCCTGGGTTCATCAGACACCCATCTCGAACTGCAGGTCAAATTCCCTGATTTTGATTTGATCCAGTCCGAGACCGGCTACGACATTACCATCCCCGGCTGCAGCCGCAAGAGTCAAATTGGTGCGCCTCAACTGCCGGTGTGGGCCCTGCAGGTGGCTGTGCCTCCCCGTGCGCACATTAGCATATCTTCTCAGCCGATTGATATCTATGAGTTTTCCTGTTTCAACATCACTCCGGCTCCGGTTCTGGCTGAATCTGTACCCTCGGACTCGCAGACTGTAAATTATGTCTTTAAACGAGATGATTCAATCTATAATACCAGTCAGCATTTTCCCGCCTCCTGGTATATGGACGGCGAGCCGTATCAGCTGCGGTCACAGAAAATCCTGCCGGTTCGTCTGTTTCCGGTTCAATACAATCCGGTGACCGGACACGCGCAATTCGCACAAACAATGATCATTCGGGTGCGGTTTACAGGTGCATCAAGCCCCACAGGTGTTCACGATCCGAAAAGTCTGGACTGGGTGAAAAGACTGGTCTGCAATCCCGAACAGGCAGAGAAATGGCAATTTTCACCCGAGCTGCCCTTGAAAAAGCCCGCAGCCTTTCCGTCATCAGCTCAGCCCTGGGTCAAAATCAGGGTGCCTCAGCCCGGCCTTTACCAGATAACCGCCGGCGATTTACAGGACATGGGCGTTGAGATTCAATCCATCGACCCGGGCACATTGCAGCTGTTTCTGAATGGCGCTCAAGTTCCCATCGAGGTCGTTACGGGTCATGAGGCTTTACAGACTGGCGACAAAATCCGATGGGGGGTGGCACGGGTCGGAACGGAGTATACCCGCAAGAATACCTACTGGCTCACCTGGGGAGCAGAGCAGGGTGAAAGAATACACATCGACCATTCGTTTTCAGAGGCAGGAGAGATTCTGGTGCGCGGGCCCAGGACCATCCGCCTGGAGCAGCAAACCTATTATCTGAGCGAACTTGAAGCCCAGCCGCAGGAGGATCACTGGTTCTGGGAGCGGTTGATGAGCGGCCGACCCTTTCAGGTGGATTTTGAGGCGTCGCACGTGTCCGATACAGCCGCCAGTGCACAACTCGACGTTGAAATGCTCGGTTATGTGCATTTGCCGGACGTCGAACCGGATCATCACACGGTCGTTTCTGTTAACGGAAATCAGGTCATCTCCGAGCTGTGGGATGGTCGCATCAGAAAACAGATGCAGAATACATTTCCCTTGAGCGATTTGAAAGACGGTGAGAACACAATTGATTTTGATCTGCAGTTGCCGGACCATGTGCCCTATGATTTTCAGTTCCTCGACAACATAGAATTGACCTGGTGGCAGGATTATATCGCTGACTCGGACAGCGTCTGGCTTACCGCCCTGGGTGAGGGGGAACACCGCATCCGGTTACGCGGGCTGTCTCACAATGACCTCAGGGTATACGCCTTTGAAAACAACCATTGTATAAAACGCATAACCAATGTCCGGTATTCAGAGAGCGAACCTTATTCTCTGCTTTTCTCAGACTCGCTTTCCGGAGAAAGACACTACTTGATTGTCAGGGACTCCCGGAGGCCGGATGAAATGTCTGTTTATAGTCCTGTTGACGTTACGGCGCCGCAAACGGATTATATCATTGTCAGTCATGCGGACTTTATACAAGCCTCTCAACAGCTTGCTGAATTTCACCGCTCCCGGGGATTGTCGGTGCAGGTGGTGGATGTTCAGTCTGTCTATGACAAGTTTAATTACGGTCACAAAGACCCGTCTGTCATTAAAGACTTTATTTCCTACGCCTATCACAACTGGCCCAAACCGTCTCCGCTTTATTTGCTTTTGATGGGGGATGCCTCGTATGATTATTTGAATTACACCGGAAACGGGGAGACCGATTACGTGCCGACGCATCTGTTTATCTCCAATTCCTATTCGTTCGAAACCGCATCGGACTCCTGGTTCGGTTGTGTCAGCGGATCGGACCTGGTCCCGGATCTGTATGTCGGCCGATTGCCGGTAAAGACCGCTGAAGAAGCGCAGGATGCTGTGCTGGATATCATGCAATATCATAAAAACCCGCAGGCGGACTGGCAGCGTTCTATGATGTTTGTTTCGGATGACTCGGATATCGGCGGCGATTTTGAAGGCTTTACCCAAAAAACAGTAGAGCTGGTCCCGGATGTTTACCAGGTTTCGGCCCTGTATGCCAAAGATATGCTGGATGAGACATCAGCGCGGGCAGCTCTCCTAAATGCTCTGAACCAGGGTCAATTGATCGTTAATTACATCGGACACGGGTCCAGGGTCAGCTGGGCGGCGCAGCCGCGCTTGTTCCATATCACAGATATCCCGAATTTACAGAATAATGCCAAAATGCCGCTGGTCATGACCCAAAGCTGTATCAACGGCTATTTTATTCATCCCGACCCGGAACAAAGCGCCATGGGTGAGGTGTTTATGACCGCGGGACATCGCGGCGCCATTGCCGTGTACACCGGCGCCGGTTATGCCTATCTGAGTCCGTTGCGCACCCTCACCGACCGCTTTTATCAGGCCTTGCTGCGCGAATCGATCGCAATGCCGGCGGCGGCCGCGACGCTGGCGCGCGCCGAGCTGTTGTCGCGTCATCCGGAAAAATGGGACCATGCGTTGTTTTATATGTTTTTCGGCGATCCGGCCCTGCAAATGCCGATCGCAGTACAATCGACAATTGACCCGGCCTGGTACAGCGGAACCGTTGAAATAGAGGGAGAACCGGCGCCGCAGGGTGCTGCAATCTTTGCGCGCCATTTTACACGCCGATATGGGGACAGTGCGTTGATCAAAGAAAATGGCCGCTTTGACAGTCTACGGGTTCCGGCTGATAATCCTTACACCCCGCAGCGCGACGGCGCACGCACAGGCGATTCTCTGTTTTTTTTCCTGGCAGTCTCCGGAGATACCTTGCTTTTGAATCCGGTGGTCGAATGGCAGAGCGGTTTACACTCGATGGACTTTGAGCTGTCGTCGACCGCTGTCGAAAATGATGTGACGATTCAATTGTACGTTAACAATCAGTCAGCCGATCAATGGATTTCAGGTGACCCCCTGCCGCGGGAGTCCAGGATTACGGCAATGATACGGGATGAACATTCCAACATCGATCCGGAGCAAATCAGCTTGCTTTTGAATGACAGCAGCGTTGCTGATGAAAAATTGACGTGGAATCAGAACGGACCAGAGCTGTCGGTTTCTTTTTCACCGGATTTACCGGATGGAGACTATAAACTCATGGTTTCTTTTCTATCCGGACCGGCGCGTGACCATGCGCAATCCCTCCTGTTCCGGGTCCAATCGTCACTGGCATTGGAGGATGTGCTTGTGACTCCCAATCCCCTGTATACAGAGGGCGAGTTGACTTTTATGCTGCTCAACGACCAACCGGCCAATATTGTTCTGCGTTGTTTTACACTTGCCGGTCGGGCGCTCTGGACGAAATATTTTACCGCAACTGTCGGTTTTAATACTTTTAAGATTAATGCCTATGATCAAACCGGCGATCGACTGGCCAATGGCGTCTACCTGATATCGGTTACGGCCAAAGATGATTATGAATCTGTAAAGAAAATTGTGAAAATGATGCTGATACAATGA
- a CDS encoding C25 family cysteine peptidase encodes MINVLKYSVFVFMVYSGLLSALYANSALQRTPSINILSSDENALTIEFTLPDFTVQETRRHSEYNQIIQVPGFSQTADPRAPQLPVTAVTFGIPHDAQPTLRILDKQTGYIPEAFITPAADIELPVSETPWLPDPDRQPVYVYETGEVYQSNSLYPNEPIQLNDPVIMRGQRMSALRIRPFQYNPVSKRVQLIKSAIIRIDFNSALGKRSAALRTAPADTFFRPLYQNTLINYEQAKSFLEPPRALRKQNNGGYFLDQGSEWLKLQVDHNAIYWLEKSDLDAAGFDMTGKDPRNLKLFNKGEEIAIHVHGQDDGSFDSGDYIEFYGDGHKSFYSHTNVYWLTVSGSSGLRMSEKDGAPDASASVLTRGKTRTHFEKDVDYISNFPNSTNEDRWRWDWIAGGYSSYESWTTPIILYNISNIAASDCYFKTWVKGGTLDNNVYPDHHFITYIAPASDPSDKSLVMDHQFDGQVLAVHEESFSQLVLKENNLVVEYFGPGDTGAGLDVLHIMKFQVEYWQDWLAINDSLTIRPQGSGVVECHIKSFQDNSLLLYDVSDSTAPQRVLNADVTADGAVYTLSFQGDVSGNPKYTAITPDKRYKPDSVYMDSNSDWRNTGRQSDYVLIVFDDFAEAVAGFAEFKQQQGYRVHTVKVQDVYDEFNYGLYSDQALKNFFQYAYDFWTTAPAYVLLVGDASWNPRMVNPGKYGSSRSDFVPTHMFETIYQNNESPTDQWYACVDGGDIIPDMMVGRVPSRSLNEARGIMDKLLAYQSDYENSDWNKRLIFATDDNEAEFDFTGNSDALIADNVPGLYRIEKIYLDDYGSASAAKTALLDAWDQGALFVNYQGHGSNQQWANENMLHRTDIPGMRNGSRLPVVLIEACKNGDFVDPRIERTCLAEFFLKERSRGAAGMYTGAGFAFLTPVQTMADEFYHDVLINQQPVWGQSVMTASQVMYSTHPSYWDHVWFYISFGDPSMALHLPAAEHFVSAQYSGTVSMGGEPLAAGSPVTIWNGDNFLQETSVQNDSGRIGPLRIYADNPETATLDGARAGDTLTFKVSMGSDTLNLMPEVVWRPGDKKTVNWTVMTTSVQENTIHTIAYQIHSEQRLQDVFSGDIIPANSRLWVILESEQHVITDRLGFYLNEDPVEFEVVEQTGSKTRLQLNTSGWPDGTYELSLDTPLHLGNEAAKLNKIMFRLESDCALEQVMNVPNPMRDETEFTFVLVNDKSADVTRFDCSQQAADSFACYSPDYCRWVSMRFPGTAGMETAIELRMASICIRLKQKIRMNRCKKPEKSWLPDEKCCFFVKIL; translated from the coding sequence ATGATCAATGTGTTGAAATACAGTGTGTTTGTTTTCATGGTGTATAGCGGATTGCTGTCTGCATTGTATGCAAATTCTGCCCTGCAGAGAACCCCGTCTATCAATATTCTCAGTTCTGATGAAAATGCTTTGACGATCGAGTTTACGTTGCCCGATTTTACCGTTCAGGAAACCCGCCGCCATTCAGAGTACAATCAGATCATTCAGGTACCGGGATTTTCTCAAACCGCCGACCCACGTGCGCCGCAGCTGCCCGTTACAGCGGTGACATTCGGTATCCCCCATGATGCGCAACCGACGCTCAGAATTCTCGACAAACAGACCGGCTATATTCCGGAAGCCTTTATCACTCCGGCCGCGGATATCGAACTGCCTGTTTCCGAAACGCCCTGGTTGCCGGATCCGGACAGACAGCCGGTGTATGTCTATGAAACGGGCGAGGTTTATCAGTCAAACAGTCTATATCCGAACGAACCGATCCAGCTGAACGATCCAGTGATCATGCGCGGACAGCGCATGTCGGCGCTGCGCATTCGGCCGTTTCAATACAATCCGGTCAGCAAACGCGTGCAGCTCATAAAGTCCGCAATCATTCGCATTGACTTTAACAGCGCGCTCGGCAAACGCAGCGCAGCGCTGAGGACGGCTCCGGCTGATACCTTTTTTCGGCCTCTGTATCAAAATACCCTGATCAATTACGAACAGGCAAAATCGTTTTTAGAACCGCCGCGTGCATTGCGAAAACAAAACAACGGCGGCTATTTTCTCGATCAGGGCAGCGAATGGCTGAAACTGCAAGTGGATCATAACGCCATCTACTGGCTGGAAAAATCCGATCTCGATGCCGCCGGATTCGATATGACCGGCAAAGATCCGCGCAACCTGAAGCTCTTTAACAAGGGAGAAGAAATCGCCATCCATGTCCACGGCCAGGACGACGGTAGTTTTGACAGCGGTGATTATATCGAGTTTTACGGAGACGGGCATAAATCATTTTATTCGCATACCAATGTCTATTGGCTGACCGTTTCAGGCAGTTCCGGTCTGCGCATGAGCGAAAAGGATGGGGCGCCGGATGCGTCGGCGTCGGTGCTCACGCGTGGAAAGACAAGAACCCACTTTGAGAAGGATGTTGATTATATTTCAAATTTTCCCAATAGCACAAATGAAGATAGATGGCGTTGGGACTGGATTGCCGGTGGTTATTCCAGTTATGAATCATGGACTACTCCTATTATTTTATATAATATTTCTAACATTGCTGCCAGTGATTGCTATTTTAAGACTTGGGTTAAGGGGGGGACGCTGGATAATAATGTATATCCTGACCACCATTTTATAACATATATTGCTCCAGCTTCAGACCCTTCTGATAAATCATTAGTTATGGATCATCAATTTGACGGACAAGTATTAGCTGTACATGAGGAATCATTTTCGCAATTAGTTTTAAAGGAGAATAATCTTGTTGTCGAGTATTTTGGTCCAGGTGACACCGGGGCTGGGCTTGATGTTTTGCACATTATGAAGTTCCAAGTTGAATACTGGCAGGATTGGTTAGCGATCAACGATAGTTTGACCATACGCCCTCAGGGGAGCGGAGTAGTTGAATGTCATATCAAATCATTTCAGGATAATTCCCTGTTGCTATACGATGTCTCAGATTCTACAGCCCCGCAGCGGGTTCTGAATGCGGACGTGACCGCTGACGGAGCGGTGTACACCCTGTCATTTCAGGGTGATGTGTCGGGGAATCCAAAATATACAGCTATAACCCCGGATAAACGCTATAAGCCGGATTCCGTTTATATGGATTCAAACTCTGACTGGAGAAACACAGGCCGGCAATCCGATTATGTGTTGATTGTCTTTGATGATTTTGCCGAAGCCGTTGCCGGGTTTGCTGAATTCAAACAGCAGCAGGGGTATCGGGTTCACACCGTCAAGGTGCAGGATGTCTATGATGAGTTTAATTACGGCTTGTACAGCGATCAGGCGTTAAAGAACTTTTTTCAATATGCCTATGATTTCTGGACCACAGCGCCGGCCTATGTACTTTTGGTGGGGGATGCGTCCTGGAATCCGCGTATGGTGAATCCGGGAAAATACGGCAGCTCGCGTTCTGATTTTGTGCCCACCCACATGTTCGAAACCATCTATCAGAACAACGAGTCGCCCACCGATCAGTGGTACGCCTGTGTCGACGGCGGAGATATTATCCCGGATATGATGGTGGGGCGTGTTCCGTCACGCTCTTTGAATGAAGCACGAGGGATCATGGACAAACTGCTGGCGTACCAGTCGGATTATGAGAACAGCGATTGGAACAAACGCTTGATTTTTGCTACAGATGATAACGAAGCGGAATTTGATTTCACCGGCAATTCGGATGCATTGATTGCTGACAATGTGCCAGGGTTGTATAGAATTGAAAAAATTTATCTGGATGATTACGGCAGCGCTTCGGCAGCGAAAACCGCTTTGCTGGACGCATGGGACCAGGGCGCTTTGTTTGTCAATTATCAGGGACATGGTTCCAATCAGCAATGGGCCAATGAAAATATGCTGCATCGCACCGATATCCCGGGTATGCGCAATGGCAGCCGACTGCCGGTTGTGTTGATCGAAGCCTGTAAAAATGGTGATTTTGTAGATCCCAGGATTGAGAGAACCTGTCTGGCAGAGTTCTTTTTGAAGGAACGCAGCCGCGGTGCGGCGGGGATGTATACGGGAGCGGGCTTTGCCTTTTTAACCCCGGTTCAGACTATGGCTGATGAGTTTTATCACGATGTGCTGATCAACCAGCAGCCCGTTTGGGGACAGTCTGTGATGACCGCCTCGCAGGTGATGTACAGCACGCATCCGAGCTATTGGGATCATGTCTGGTTTTATATTTCCTTTGGCGATCCGTCCATGGCCCTGCATCTGCCTGCCGCTGAACATTTTGTGTCCGCACAGTATTCGGGTACGGTGTCCATGGGCGGTGAACCGCTTGCCGCCGGAAGTCCGGTTACCATTTGGAACGGCGACAATTTCTTGCAGGAAACAAGCGTTCAAAATGACAGCGGACGCATCGGTCCCCTGCGTATTTATGCCGATAATCCCGAAACTGCGACTCTGGACGGCGCCCGGGCCGGGGATACGCTGACTTTTAAGGTAAGCATGGGGTCTGATACATTGAATCTGATGCCGGAGGTTGTCTGGCGTCCGGGAGATAAAAAAACGGTGAACTGGACCGTCATGACCACGTCTGTTCAGGAAAACACCATTCACACTATAGCCTATCAGATTCATTCAGAACAACGTCTGCAGGATGTATTCTCGGGTGATATTATCCCCGCAAATTCCAGGCTGTGGGTGATCCTTGAGAGTGAGCAGCATGTGATCACCGACAGGCTCGGTTTTTATCTGAACGAAGATCCTGTTGAGTTTGAGGTGGTTGAACAAACCGGGTCAAAAACCCGATTGCAATTGAATACATCCGGATGGCCTGATGGAACCTACGAATTGTCACTTGACACGCCATTGCATCTTGGCAATGAGGCCGCGAAACTGAACAAGATCATGTTTCGGCTCGAGTCTGATTGTGCGCTGGAACAGGTTATGAATGTCCCCAATCCCATGCGTGATGAAACGGAATTCACCTTTGTGCTGGTGAATGATAAATCCGCTGATGTTACGCGCTTCGACTGTTCACAACAAGCGGCCGACTCATTTGCGTGCTACAGCCCGGACTATTGCCGGTGGGTTTCAATGCGGTTCCCTGGGACGGCCGGGATGGAAACGGCGATAGAATTGCGAATGGCGTCTATCTGTATCAGATTAAAGCAAAAGATCAGGATGAACAGGTGCAAAAAACCGGAAAAGTCTTGGTTGCCCGATGAAAAATGTTGTTTTTTTGTAAAAATATTGTGA
- a CDS encoding T9SS type A sorting domain-containing protein — MKRSILLIFSFVLLIIPALLMAGPNAGAEFRVDIELSSPGNGTNDNVTHVEGLTSGDVFYVHCYCVGVSDLDEFDFIMNYDPSEINDGGYSPNNGFTESNILGSSLTSTGSAGSGYRDVAYTASGEQTDAEAPDGNGYLGYFTLQAAVDNPKGITFSSVQYVTNDSEGDYLTNYDHQATFGGGSLPVELSSFEAWLDAEQVTIKWTTQSEQNALGFNVLRSESQSDGYVKINSELINAAGTSTTQNTYEYRDSQLQTVESYWYMLEQVDTDGQTELFGPIEVMISTDVVDAQHAPEDYRLYSNFPNPFNPVTLIRYDLPLSGYTELTIFDMTGRKIKSLVSAHQSAGQHVVRWDATDQMNEPVSSGVYIYRLQAGKEIKSRKMMLLR; from the coding sequence ATGAAACGATCGATACTATTAATATTTTCTTTTGTATTGTTGATTATACCGGCATTGCTGATGGCTGGTCCAAATGCCGGTGCAGAATTTCGAGTAGATATAGAGTTGTCCTCACCGGGAAATGGTACAAATGACAATGTGACCCATGTTGAGGGCTTGACTTCGGGAGACGTTTTTTATGTTCACTGTTATTGTGTTGGGGTTTCCGATTTAGATGAATTTGATTTTATTATGAACTATGATCCATCAGAAATTAATGATGGTGGATATTCTCCGAATAATGGATTTACTGAATCCAATATTTTGGGAAGTTCATTAACTTCCACAGGTTCAGCTGGCTCTGGATACAGAGACGTCGCCTATACGGCGAGCGGAGAACAAACGGATGCAGAAGCTCCTGATGGTAATGGGTATCTTGGTTATTTTACATTACAGGCTGCAGTGGATAATCCCAAAGGTATTACGTTTTCTAGTGTACAATATGTAACAAATGATTCTGAGGGTGACTATCTAACAAATTATGACCATCAAGCCACATTCGGTGGGGGGTCCCTACCCGTAGAGCTTTCATCCTTTGAGGCATGGTTGGATGCTGAACAGGTTACGATCAAATGGACAACTCAGAGTGAACAAAATGCCTTGGGTTTCAATGTTTTGCGCTCTGAATCTCAATCTGATGGTTATGTTAAAATTAACAGTGAACTGATAAATGCAGCTGGAACAAGTACTACTCAAAACACCTATGAATATCGGGACTCTCAATTACAGACTGTTGAGAGCTATTGGTACATGCTCGAGCAGGTGGACACAGATGGACAGACAGAATTGTTTGGCCCGATTGAAGTAATGATCAGCACGGATGTTGTAGATGCGCAACATGCACCGGAAGACTATCGGTTGTATAGCAATTTTCCAAATCCGTTTAATCCGGTGACTTTGATTCGGTATGACTTGCCTCTTTCAGGATACACTGAATTGACTATTTTTGACATGACCGGACGCAAAATCAAATCGCTGGTGAGCGCGCATCAGTCCGCCGGCCAGCATGTGGTACGCTGGGACGCTACTGATCAAATGAATGAACCGGTATCGAGCGGGGTTTATATTTACCGGCTTCAAGCTGGCAAAGAAATAAAAAGCCGGAAAATGATGTTACTGAGGTAA
- a CDS encoding ABC transporter ATP-binding protein, translating to MKHITHIKFIPRALEIIWRNSRLNTVLRLLLVLVQGVLPLLTVYLMKLIVDSVTKAISEAQPDPFPILLLIAALTLTHLALYSLNSFSRFLQEKQKMQVLDELSDRIHEQSVRMDYAYYENAHYYDSMHRAQKQALSRPTATFDNTAQLLQNGVSMLAMLSLLLSFHWLVSLLLLIAAVPGIWFQLRYSDRLFHWELANTDAMRKSAYYSSILTEDQYAKEIRLFDLGNEFINRFSHLKTELRTERLQLAQKRSLHQVAAQCITVLTIFGSFAFVAYRAVMGLITLGDMVMYYQAFQKGVNYLRAMLSSLAKLFEDSLYLANLFEFLRFEPEIQDPPDPEKISAKAGAIEFRQVAFTYPFAAQPVFTDLSFKVRAKEHIALVGPNGSGKSTLVKLLCRLYDPDTGTIEINGLNIQHYRIKDLRQALSVVFQDFSRYHLSASENIRLGDIHSQTDEQTIQTAAQTAGIHSRLQELPDSYQTPLGKRFENGMDLSAGEWQKIALARVFMRDAPIVIFDEPTSALDAQAEYDLLQRLKSMTRDKTSIWISHRLASASLADRVLFLQNGRITEQGPHRDLMKNNNEYAAFYRKQSQFYCDS from the coding sequence TTGAAACATATCACGCATATCAAATTCATTCCCCGCGCCCTGGAGATCATCTGGCGCAATTCCCGATTGAACACTGTATTACGCCTGTTGCTGGTGCTTGTTCAGGGCGTCCTGCCGCTGCTCACGGTTTATCTGATGAAGCTCATCGTTGACAGTGTGACAAAGGCTATATCCGAAGCACAGCCCGATCCGTTTCCCATTCTGCTGTTAATCGCTGCCCTGACGTTGACCCATCTTGCTCTGTATTCCCTGAATTCTTTTTCCCGCTTTTTACAGGAAAAACAAAAAATGCAGGTGCTGGACGAGTTGAGCGACCGGATTCATGAACAATCCGTGCGTATGGATTATGCCTATTATGAAAACGCCCACTATTATGATTCCATGCACCGCGCGCAAAAGCAGGCGCTTTCGCGTCCCACGGCCACCTTTGACAATACGGCTCAACTGCTGCAGAACGGCGTCTCCATGCTTGCCATGCTCTCCTTGTTGTTGTCGTTTCATTGGCTCGTGTCACTGCTGCTGCTGATTGCGGCTGTTCCCGGAATCTGGTTTCAGCTGCGTTATTCCGATCGATTGTTTCACTGGGAACTGGCGAACACCGACGCCATGCGCAAATCTGCCTATTATTCCTCTATCCTCACAGAGGATCAATATGCTAAAGAGATCCGTTTGTTTGATCTGGGGAATGAATTCATCAACCGATTCAGCCATCTCAAAACCGAATTGAGAACAGAACGGCTGCAACTGGCGCAGAAACGCTCCCTGCATCAAGTCGCGGCCCAGTGCATAACCGTGCTCACGATTTTCGGATCCTTTGCCTTTGTGGCCTATCGCGCTGTTATGGGCTTGATCACCCTGGGCGATATGGTCATGTATTACCAGGCGTTTCAAAAAGGCGTGAATTATCTGCGCGCCATGCTTTCCAGTCTGGCCAAATTATTTGAAGATTCGCTTTACCTCGCTAATCTGTTCGAGTTCCTGAGGTTCGAGCCGGAGATTCAAGATCCGCCCGACCCCGAAAAAATTTCTGCAAAAGCCGGCGCTATTGAATTCAGACAGGTGGCCTTTACGTATCCGTTTGCAGCGCAGCCGGTGTTTACCGATCTGTCTTTTAAGGTTCGGGCAAAAGAACATATTGCATTGGTGGGTCCGAACGGTTCCGGGAAATCCACTCTGGTCAAGCTGTTATGCCGATTGTATGATCCGGATACCGGAACGATCGAAATCAATGGATTGAATATTCAACACTACAGAATCAAAGATTTGAGACAAGCTCTGAGTGTGGTGTTTCAGGATTTTTCGAGATATCATTTATCCGCATCTGAAAATATTCGGCTGGGCGATATTCATTCGCAGACCGACGAACAGACCATTCAAACTGCGGCGCAAACTGCCGGAATTCATTCTCGTTTACAGGAACTCCCGGACAGCTATCAAACGCCGCTGGGCAAACGCTTTGAGAACGGCATGGATTTGAGTGCGGGAGAGTGGCAGAAAATTGCCCTGGCCCGGGTGTTTATGCGCGATGCCCCTATTGTCATTTTCGATGAACCCACCAGCGCCCTGGATGCACAGGCCGAGTATGACCTGCTGCAGCGTCTCAAATCCATGACCAGGGATAAAACCAGCATCTGGATCAGCCACCGGCTCGCCAGCGCTTCCCTGGCCGATCGCGTGCTGTTCCTGCAAAACGGCCGGATTACCGAACAGGGCCCGCATCGGGACCTCATGAAGAACAACAACGAATACGCCGCATTCTACCGCAAACAATCGCAGTTTTACTGTGACAGCTGA